From one Lotus japonicus ecotype B-129 chromosome 3, LjGifu_v1.2 genomic stretch:
- the LOC130747380 gene encoding B3 domain-containing protein REM20-like — translation MADTTPIYPAFFRIFLSELHPERMEVPPEFLKYLEEDFSTNVILIGSSGYRWQVTIFKDEKVYMQNGWPQVLADNSVKSQDLLLFTYNGQNRFLVQFFSSNGCERQCTKKIKHEEAATPILEQKRKRGRPRKEKGLPTNFVNQMKECHISKECKRNSQPANKYPDFFKVFLPKQHSERMLIPNAFMMLARQQGWEPRDLILKNLHGKVWEVKALPINSQMYFDDGWMQFREDNCLKAADFVFFTHVGGNVFNFKICESTGCEKTKVNVSGEQEKERDDVIELDEEEKERDDVIVLDEEEEEEDDDDDDDDDDDDEDEDEEEGEEEEEEECKATMRRKSPGKACKVNLSREKGGSSGTKAEDADIDVEMYIQPDNPYFINKPWKTKPNDLHIPYTILKDFSPRFGKKITLVCCQCQNTQRNELQNYHLSLHQQQTPINRFRTEKGEVTRWKDGRVCVKGWLSFRRKNKIKENDACICEIVWQEDQEIEMIRVHVAKKKVSN, via the exons ATGGCTGACACAACCCCCATTTACCCTGCCTTCTTCAGAATCTTCCTTTCAGAGCTCCACCCTGAAAGAATG GAAGTTCCACCAGAATTTCTGAAGTATTTGGAAGAAGACTTTTCAACAAATGTGATTCTTATAGGTTCATCCGGTTACCGGTGGCAAGTGACCATTTTCAAGGATGAGAAGGTATATATGCAAAATGGTTGGCCACAGGTTCTTGCAGACAACTCAGTGAAGTCGCAGGACTTGTTGCTTTTTACATATAATGGACAGAACCGATTCCTAGTGCAATTTTTCAGTAGCAATGGATGTGAGAGACAATgcactaaaaaaataaaacatgaagAAGCTGCCACCCCAATCTTGGAGCAGAAAAGAAAGAGGGGAAgaccaagaaaagaaaagggaCTCCCAACCAATTTCGTCAACCAGATGAAAGAATGCCATATCAGCAAAGAATGTAAAAGGAACTCCCAACCAGCAAATAAGTATCCTGACTTCTTCAAAGTTTTCCTCCCGAAACAACACTCTGAAAGAATG CTTATACCAAACGCTTTCATGATGTTGGCACGCCAACAAGGATGGGAACCCAGGGATCTCATCCTTAAGAATCTTCATGGGAAAGTTTGGGAAGTCAAAGCACTTCCAATCAACAGTCAAATGTATTTTGATGATGGATGGATGCAGTTTCGAGAAGATAATTGTTTAAAGGCTGCGGACTTTGTCTTTTTTACACATGTTGGAGGTAATGTGTTTAACTTTAAGATCTGTGAATCAACAGGGTGTGAAAAGACTAAGGTAAATGTTAGTGGAGAACAAGAAAAGGAAAGGGATGATGTGATAGAGCTGGATGAGGAAGAAAAGGAAAGGGATGATGTGATAGTGCtggatgaggaggaagaagaagaagatgatgatgatgatgatgatgatgatgatgatgatgaggatgaagatgaggaggagggggaggaagaagaagaagaagaatgcaaAGCAACCATGAGGAGAAAATCTCCTGGTAAAGCCTGCAAAGTCAACTTGAGCA GGGAGAAGGGAGGCAGTTCTGGGACCAAAGCTGAAGATGCAGATATTGATGTAGAAATGTATATTCAGCCGGATAATCCCTACTTCATTAATAAACCATGGAAAACCAAACCCAACGATCTG CATATTCCATATACAATCCTCAAGGACTTCTCCCCTAggtttggaaaaaaaatcaccCTTGTATGTTGCCAGTGCCAG AATACTCAAAGAAATGAACTGCAAAACTACCATCTCAGCTTGCATCAACAACAGACACCCATCAATAGATTTCGCACAGAAAAGGGAGAAGTAACTAGGTGGAAAGATGGGCGAGTGTGTGTCAAAGGATGGTTATCTTTTCGCAGAAAGAACAAGATCAAAGAAAATGATGCATGCATCTGTGAAATTGTGTGGCAGGAAGATCAAGAAATAGAAATGATACGGGTCCATGTAGCTAAGAAGAAAGTATCAAATTAG
- the LOC130747381 gene encoding F-box protein SKIP16 isoform X2: MMGLETVVDLAIHDVLRRLSPEDIARVACVSKKLRSLAFDDDSLWLTICISELDLHQPLDHLGNPLPSFKATYQAWREAFAMYPWSLVKRVKQCWDKLKTWLVNNFPEAEATLCKGASEAEILELENVLEVKLPLPTRILYRFHNGQEIANGDLESDTFGSSLGLIGGYSFYSHLVNVYLLPLRQVILETQNLTRHLGFLRRSKYVLVAASSTQNEKLFFLNCIDGQLYVGTRTFFTSEDLIPCVPHNLISLHGLNNEQQQDAMLLWFEEHGRRLQQGFIKLHEEGNNRSINLFPEEPPLCSTAITNGVQVRASALFVPELSDLQDDLEKYLFAYSIRMSLHPEGCIINGMSFSSCQLHWRHWIIRANDIVVSDVNGEAVIGMFPLLRPGAEEFVYQSCTYLPTSSGSVEGSFTFVPGRLANPKGDSFLATVDRFPIQLPDYIF, translated from the exons ATGATGGGGTTGGAAACGGTGGTTGATTTGGCGATTCACGATGTTCTGAGGAGGCTCAGCCCTGAAGACATTGCCAGAGTCGCATGTGTGAGCAAGAAGTTGAGGTCTCTAGCCTTCGATGATGACTCTCTTTGGCTCACAATCTGCATCAGTGAACTCGATTTGCATCAGCCTCTTGATCATCTCGGAAACCCTCTTCCTTCCTTCAAG GCAACTTATCAAGCTTGGAGAGAAGCTTTTGCTATGTATCCTTGGTCTCTTGTTAAGCGTGTAAAACAGTGCTGGGACAAATTAAAGACCTGGCTGGTTAATAATTTTCCAGAAGCTGAGGCCACTCTTTGTAAAGGTGCATCTGAAGCTGAGATACTAGAGTTGGAGAATGTCTTAGAAGTGAAATTACCTCTTCCTACAAGGATCCTTTACCGCTTTCATAACGGGCAAGAAATTGCAAATGGAGATCTAGAATCTGATACATTTGGCAGTTCATTGGGTCTAATTGGTGGCTACTCCTTCTATAGTCATTTGGTAAATGTTTATCTATTACCTTTACGTCAGGTAATCCTAGAAACTCAGAACTTAACCCGTCACTTAGGCTTTTTAAGAAGATCCAAGTATGTTCTTGTGGCTGCTTCGTCCACACAAAATGAGAAGTTGTTTTTCCTCAACTGTATCGATGGTCAACTGTATGTCGGAACCAGGACTTTTTTTACCAGTGAAGACTTGATCCCTTGTGTACCTCATAATCTGATTAGTTTGCACGGGTTGAATAATGAACAGCAACAAGATGCCATGCTACTATGGTTTGAAGAACATGGTCGCCGTTTACAACAGGGCTTTATCAAACTTCATGAAGAGGGAAATAACAGAAGCATTAATCTTTTCCCAGAAGAACCCCCTCTTTGTTCAACGGCTATAACCAATGGCGTGCAG GTTCGAGCTTCTGCATTGTTTGTCCCGGAGTTGTCTGATCTTCAAGATGACCTTGAAAAGTACTTATTTGCTTATTCAATCCGCATGTCCCTACATCCTGAAGGATGCATCATCAATGGAATGTCCTTCAGCTCTTGTCAGCTACATTGGAGGCATTGGATCATCCGTGCTAATGATATTGTAGTATCTGATGTCAATGGAGAAGCTGTTATAGGAATG TTCCCACTTTTACGTCCAGGTGCTGAAGAATTTGTTTATCAGAGTTGCACATATCTTCCAACATCATCAGGTTCCGTCGAAGGCTCTTTTACATTTGTACCTGGCAG ATTGGCAAACCCAAAAGGAGACTCTTTCCTAGCCACAGTGGACCGCTTCCCTATTCAGCTTCCAGactatattttctga
- the LOC130747382 gene encoding flowering time control protein FPA, whose protein sequence is MPPPAKSTPRPPSQEGGEDSSVSPSNNLWVGNLAPDVTDSDLMDLFAQYGALDSVTCYTSRSYAFVFFKRVDDAKAAKNALQGFSLRGVSLKIEFAFPAKPCKQLWVGGISPAVTREDLEAEFHKFGKLEDFKFFRDRNTACVEFFNLDDATQAMKIMNGKRIGGEQIRVDFLRSNSTKRDQLPDYGQFQGKSMGPTDSYSGQKRPLHSPPLMGRKGDHIPSNILWIGYPPAVQIDEQMLHNAMILFGEIERIRSFPSKNHALVEFRSVDEARRAKEGLQGRLFNDPRITITYSSSDPVPGKDYPTFYPGSNGPRPDMFLNEHPFQPFQMDLIGHNRPMVPNSFPGQLPHSGIVGPNIPMRPFGAQGGLDSGVSGPEFNDISSLHQFQDGSSMSKIGPNWKRPSPPAQGILPSPTPGVRLPTRSASGAWDVLDINHIPRDPKRSRIDGTPLRNIDDRGFALEQQYGNNPVIDGGGSDPYMNMQGKSHIGPVSTRITAGVHGSGQPDIDHIWRGVLAKGGTPVCRARCVPVGKGIGAELPDVVDCSARTGLDILSKHYADAIGFEIVFFLPDSEEDFASYTEFLRYLKAKNRAGVAKFADNNTLFLVPPSDFLTDILKVTGPERLYGVVLKFPSLPNSTPMQESSHLPIPSTQYMQQIPPSQAEYGMIPSKEERFLQADYNRSLHDDSKLFAKPIATGGPPPVQSMPSEYAPNTTVSGSQAAVGLTPELIATLASFLPANAQSSAPDGANPAGGSLNVKPPFPPSAPNDGNQSHLWKQDHQIADQSIYPPPQFRSMYNFNNGHYQSYPPAPAPGHPAQLVSGSSHIQDSAVGMQQPGAVSSTYMSNFATPSHNGQSAVSSHVNQQYQVDASPSTQRGFGVAQGTDASVLYNSQAFQQPNSNSQAFQPPNNSMSYSNQVNSANPSQQPTGIPYAVGQINSDAPNQQLPVFGAGQGTSEVEADKNQRYQSTLQFAANLLLQIQQQQQTQGGNGPGVQQ, encoded by the exons GCAAAGCCATGTAAGCAGCTTTGGGTTGGTGGCATTAGCCCAGCTGTTACAAGGGAAGACTTGGAAGCTGAATTTCATAAATTTGGTAAACTTGAGGACTTCAAGTTCTTCAGAGACCGTAACACAGCATGTGTTGAATTTTTCAATTTGGATGATGCAACTCAGGCAATGAAAATCATGAATGGGAAACGAATAGGCGGGGAGCAAATTCGTGTTGACTTCCTCCGGTCGAATTCTACAAAAAGG GACCAATTGCCTGATTATGGTCAGTTTCAAGGAAAAAGCATGGGGCCTACTGATTCCTATTCTGGACAGAAAAGACCACTG CATTCACCGCCATTAATGGGAAGGAAGGGCGATCATATACCGAGTAATATTTTGTGGATTGGTTATCCCCCTGCTGTTCAGATTGACGAGCAAATGCTTCATAATGCAATGATCTTGTTTGGTGAAATTGAGAGGATCAGGAGCTTTCCTTCAAAGAACCATGCattggttgaatttagaagcgTCGATGAAGCTCGGCGTGCAAAAGAGGGCCTTCAAGGGCGCCTTTTTAATGATCCTCGAATTACAATTACGTATTCGAGCAGTGACCCGGTACCTGGCAAAGATTACCCTACCTTTTATCCTGGAAGTAATGGGCCAAGACCTGACATGTTCTTGAATGAGCATCCGTTTCAACCTTTTCAAATGGATTTAATTGGTCATAATCGTCCAATGGTTCCAAATAGTTTTCCTGGCCAGTTGCCACACAGTGGTATTGTTGGCCCTAACATACCAATGCGTCCTTTTGGTGCTCAAGGTGGTCTTGATTCTGGTGTTTCAGGCCCCGAGTTTAATGATATTAGCTCTCTCCACCAATTTCAGGATGGTAGCTCCATGAGTAAGATAGGACCAAACTGGAAAAGGCCATCTCCTCCAGCACAAGGGATTCTTCCTTCTCCTACACCGGGTGTTAGGCTTCCTACAAGATCAGCCTCTGGTGCATGGGATGTACTGGACATAAATCATATTCCAAGAGATCCTAAACGGTCTAGGATAGATGGTACTCCTTTAAGGAATATAGATGATCGTGGGTTTGCTCTAGAACAACAATATGGGAACAATCCAGTTATTGATGGAGGTGGTTCTGATCCCTATATGAACATGCAAGGAAAGAGTCACATTGGTCCAGTGAGTACAAGGATCACAGCTGGAGTACATGGTTCTGGCCAGCCTGATATTGATCACATATGGCGCGGAGTTCTTGCAAAAGGAGGAACTCCTGTTTGTCGTGCTAGATGTGTGCCTGTTGGGAAAGGGATTGGGGCTGAGCT TCCTGATGTTGTTGATTGCTCAGCTAGGACAGGATTGGATATACTTTCAAAGCACTATGCTGATGCAATTGGTTTCGAAATTGTTTTCTTTCTACCTGATAgtgaagaggattttgcttcATACACTGAATTCCTTCGCTACCTTAAAGCCAAAAATCGTGCTGGTGTTGCCAAGTTTGCCGATAACAACACCTTATTCTTGGTACCTCCTTCTGATTTTCTTACAGATATTTTGAAAGTCACTGGGCCTGAACGTCTATATGGTGTGGTTCTTAAGTTTCCATCATTGCCAAATAGCACACCCATGCAAGAATCATCGCATTTGCCAATACCGTCAACTCAGTATATGCAGCAGATTCCTCCTTCGCAGGCTGAATATGGTATGATTCCTTCAAAGGAGGAACGGTTTTTGCAAGCGGATTACAACAGGTCGCTGCATGACGACTCTAAGCTTTTTGCTAAACCAATAGCTACAGGTGGGCCCCCTCCTGTTCAGTCTATGCCTTCAGAATATGCTCCTAATACTACTGTTTCTGGGTCCCAAGCTGCAGTTGGATTAACACCTGAGCTTATTGCAACTTTAGCTTCGTTTCTTCCTGCAAATGCACAATCATCTGCCCCTGATGGTGCAAATCCAGCAGGAGGCTCCTTGAATGTGAAGCCTCCATTTCCTCCTTCGGCACCTAATGATGGAAACCAATCTCATTTGTGGAAACAGGATCATCAAATTGCAGATCAATCCATTTATCCTCCTCCACAGTTCAGGAGTATGTATAACTTTAACAATGGTCATTATCAGTCTTATCCACCAGCACCGGCTCCTGGTCACCCTGCTCAACTGGTCTCTGGCAGTTCTCATATACAAGACTCTGCTGTCGGCATGCAGCAGCCAGGTGCTGTTTCATCAACATACATGTCTAATTTTGCGACACCTAGTCATAATGGACAGTCAGCTGTATCCTCCCATGTCAATCAGCAGTATCAGGTCGACGCCTCCCCCAGTACTCAGAGAGGCTTTGGAGTGGCGCAGGGAACTGATGCCTCTGTTTTATACAATTCTCAGGCTTTCCAGCAACCTAATAGCAATTCTCAGGCTTTCCAGCCACCTAATAATTCTATGTCCTATTCTAATCAAGTTAACAGTGCTAATCCTTCACAGCAACCAACTGGCATTCCATATGCAGTGGGTCAAATAAACTCGGATGCACCCAATCAGCAACTTCCTGTCTTTGGAGCTGGTCAAGGTACTTCAGAAGTGGAGGCTGATAAGAACCAGAGATATCAGTCAACACTGCAGTTTGCTGCCAATCTTCTCTTGCAAatacagcagcagcagcaaacCCAAGGAGGAAATGGACCTGGAGTTCAACAGTGA
- the LOC130745014 gene encoding uncharacterized protein LOC130745014, which translates to MGRPPKNRNHNIVIMKHWNHVEQAILEAELLKHASKCKITRYAKAALLLHSKSIRDVAWRVRWMKEKCPQNLANKSSHFAPQRPNNVSVHAPTNVMMGNLDEAMSHKDVQASALNSQPTTSEVLEQNGHTLSQVSPIGHELQWHPVQNAHTLSQVSPNGYEHQWLPLQNAHTLSQVSPNLPVVDNEVNMINNHDDISDYQDVQALLPLTLEQNAHAPLSQVSSDPNDFSWPELEDLDLDDLITTIDQLFPNIHDELRMD; encoded by the exons ATGGGTAGGCCTCCTAAGAACCGTAACCATAACATTGTCATCATGAAGCATTGGAACCATGTAGAACAAGCTATACTTGAAGCAGAACTCCTTAA GCATGCATCAAAATGTAAAATAACACGCTATGCGAAGGCTGCACTACTGCTGCATAGTAAGAGTATTCGAGATGTTGCATGGCGAGTCAGGTGGATGAAg GAAAAATGTCCTCAAAATCTTGCAAACAAGTCATCTCACTTTGCTCCTCAACGCCCCAATAATGTTTCCGTGCATGCTCCAACAAATGTGATGATGGGAAATCTTGATGAAGCCATGTCTCACAAAG ATGTTCAAGCATCTGCTTTGAACTCTCAACCCACGACGAGTGAGGTTTTGGAGCAAAATGGACATACCTTGAGTCAAGTCTCTCCAATTGGTCATGAACTTCAGTGGCATCCTGTGCAAAATGCACATACCTTGAGTCAAGTGTCTCCAAATGGTTATGAACATCAGTGGCTTCCTCTGCAAAATGCACATACCTTGAGTCAAGTCTCTCCAAATCTTCCTGTGGTCGATAATGAAGTGAATATGATAAACAATCATGATGACATATCTGATTACCAAG ATGTTCAAGCTTTGCTTCCTCTCACATTGGAGCAAAATGCACATGCTCCCTTGAGTCAAGTCTCTTCTGATCCAAATGATTTTTCGTGGCCTGAGTTGGAGGATTTGGACTTGGATGATTTAATAACAACAATCGATCAACTTTTTCCTAATATACATGATGAGCTGAGGATGGATTAG
- the LOC130747381 gene encoding F-box protein SKIP16 isoform X1, with translation MMGLETVVDLAIHDVLRRLSPEDIARVACVSKKLRSLAFDDDSLWLTICISELDLHQPLDHLGNPLPSFKATYQAWREAFAMYPWSLVKRVKQCWDKLKTWLVNNFPEAEATLCKGASEAEILELENVLEVKLPLPTRILYRFHNGQEIANGDLESDTFGSSLGLIGGYSFYSHLVNVYLLPLRQVILETQNLTRHLGFLRRSKYVLVAASSTQNEKLFFLNCIDGQLYVGTRTFFTSEDLIPCVPHNLISLHGLNNEQQQDAMLLWFEEHGRRLQQGFIKLHEEGNNRSINLFPEEPPLCSTAITNGVQVRASALFVPELSDLQDDLEKYLFAYSIRMSLHPEGCIINGMSFSSCQLHWRHWIIRANDIVVSDVNGEAVIGMFPLLRPGAEEFVYQSCTYLPTSSGSVEGSFTFVPGSFVGKCLYLWDMPSGTTAIILSFVYPWMMWGYPPSKHLNSCI, from the exons ATGATGGGGTTGGAAACGGTGGTTGATTTGGCGATTCACGATGTTCTGAGGAGGCTCAGCCCTGAAGACATTGCCAGAGTCGCATGTGTGAGCAAGAAGTTGAGGTCTCTAGCCTTCGATGATGACTCTCTTTGGCTCACAATCTGCATCAGTGAACTCGATTTGCATCAGCCTCTTGATCATCTCGGAAACCCTCTTCCTTCCTTCAAG GCAACTTATCAAGCTTGGAGAGAAGCTTTTGCTATGTATCCTTGGTCTCTTGTTAAGCGTGTAAAACAGTGCTGGGACAAATTAAAGACCTGGCTGGTTAATAATTTTCCAGAAGCTGAGGCCACTCTTTGTAAAGGTGCATCTGAAGCTGAGATACTAGAGTTGGAGAATGTCTTAGAAGTGAAATTACCTCTTCCTACAAGGATCCTTTACCGCTTTCATAACGGGCAAGAAATTGCAAATGGAGATCTAGAATCTGATACATTTGGCAGTTCATTGGGTCTAATTGGTGGCTACTCCTTCTATAGTCATTTGGTAAATGTTTATCTATTACCTTTACGTCAGGTAATCCTAGAAACTCAGAACTTAACCCGTCACTTAGGCTTTTTAAGAAGATCCAAGTATGTTCTTGTGGCTGCTTCGTCCACACAAAATGAGAAGTTGTTTTTCCTCAACTGTATCGATGGTCAACTGTATGTCGGAACCAGGACTTTTTTTACCAGTGAAGACTTGATCCCTTGTGTACCTCATAATCTGATTAGTTTGCACGGGTTGAATAATGAACAGCAACAAGATGCCATGCTACTATGGTTTGAAGAACATGGTCGCCGTTTACAACAGGGCTTTATCAAACTTCATGAAGAGGGAAATAACAGAAGCATTAATCTTTTCCCAGAAGAACCCCCTCTTTGTTCAACGGCTATAACCAATGGCGTGCAG GTTCGAGCTTCTGCATTGTTTGTCCCGGAGTTGTCTGATCTTCAAGATGACCTTGAAAAGTACTTATTTGCTTATTCAATCCGCATGTCCCTACATCCTGAAGGATGCATCATCAATGGAATGTCCTTCAGCTCTTGTCAGCTACATTGGAGGCATTGGATCATCCGTGCTAATGATATTGTAGTATCTGATGTCAATGGAGAAGCTGTTATAGGAATG TTCCCACTTTTACGTCCAGGTGCTGAAGAATTTGTTTATCAGAGTTGCACATATCTTCCAACATCATCAGGTTCCGTCGAAGGCTCTTTTACATTTGTACCTGGCAG CTTCGTGGGTAAATGCTTGTATCTTTGGGATATGCCCTCCGGAACTACAGCTATCATTCTATCCTTTGTTTATCCATGGATGATGTGGGGGTATCCACCTTCCAAGCATCTAAACTCATGCATCTAA